One window of the Lysobacter sp. S4-A87 genome contains the following:
- a CDS encoding M20 family metallopeptidase yields MRPLILPAMLAALLASPAHAQSPDATDAATAVQPQVVAWRRDFHQHPELGNQEVRTARVIAEQLRKLGLQPRTGIAHTGVVAVLKGGRPGPRIAIRADMDALPVTEQTGLPFASKVTSQYRGQPVGVMHACGHDAHVAILLGVATALAAQKQDLPGEVMFVFQPAEEGPPNPGDTFGARLMLDEGVFRDFKPDAVFGLHVWAGLPVGQVGVRSGPMLAAADEWSLTVNGKQTHGSRPWDGVDPITVAAQILLGTQSLIARQVNIAATPVVLTAGQFNAGVRFNIIPDEARVVGTLRTFDAKVREDVIARFRRTAEDFAHASGATATLDVASNAPATINDPALTTRMRPSLQRAVGADNVVEMPMVTVAEDFAQFANTVPGLYFFVGSTSAGTDPAHAPINHSPQFLLDEQSLDVGTRAMLQVALDYLRGGS; encoded by the coding sequence ATGCGTCCATTGATCCTGCCGGCGATGCTCGCGGCATTGCTGGCCTCGCCAGCCCACGCGCAGTCGCCCGATGCCACCGATGCCGCCACTGCGGTGCAGCCGCAAGTCGTGGCCTGGCGCCGCGACTTCCACCAGCATCCCGAGCTGGGCAACCAGGAAGTCCGCACCGCGCGCGTGATCGCCGAGCAGTTGCGCAAGCTTGGCCTGCAACCGCGCACCGGCATCGCCCATACCGGCGTCGTCGCCGTGCTCAAGGGCGGCCGGCCCGGTCCGCGGATTGCCATTCGCGCCGACATGGACGCGCTGCCGGTGACCGAGCAGACCGGCCTGCCGTTCGCATCGAAGGTGACCTCGCAGTACCGCGGCCAGCCGGTGGGCGTGATGCACGCCTGCGGCCACGACGCCCATGTCGCGATCCTGCTGGGCGTGGCGACCGCGCTGGCGGCGCAGAAGCAGGACCTGCCGGGCGAGGTGATGTTCGTGTTCCAGCCGGCCGAGGAAGGCCCACCGAACCCAGGCGACACCTTCGGCGCCAGGCTGATGCTCGACGAGGGCGTATTCCGCGACTTCAAGCCCGATGCGGTGTTCGGCCTGCATGTCTGGGCCGGCCTGCCGGTCGGGCAGGTCGGCGTGCGCAGCGGGCCGATGCTCGCCGCCGCCGACGAATGGAGCCTGACGGTCAACGGCAAGCAGACCCACGGTTCGCGGCCGTGGGACGGCGTCGATCCGATCACCGTCGCCGCGCAGATCCTGCTCGGCACGCAGAGCCTGATCGCGCGCCAGGTCAACATCGCCGCGACGCCGGTGGTGCTGACCGCCGGACAGTTCAATGCCGGCGTGCGCTTCAACATCATCCCCGACGAGGCGCGTGTGGTCGGCACGCTGCGCACGTTCGACGCCAAGGTGCGCGAAGACGTGATCGCGCGCTTCCGCCGTACCGCCGAGGATTTCGCCCACGCCAGCGGCGCGACCGCGACGCTCGACGTGGCCAGCAATGCACCGGCGACGATCAACGACCCCGCGCTGACCACGCGCATGCGGCCGTCGCTGCAGCGTGCGGTCGGCGCCGACAACGTCGTCGAGATGCCGATGGTGACCGTGGCCGAGGACTTCGCCCAGTTCGCCAACACCGTGCCGGGCCTGTACTTCTTCGTCGGCTCCACGTCCGCCGGCACCGATCCGGCGCACGCGCCGATCAACCATTCGCCGCAGTTCCTGCTCGACGAGCAGTCGCTCGATGTCGGCACGCGCGCGATGCTGCAGGTGGCGCTGGATTACCTGCGCGGCGGCAGCTGA
- a CDS encoding glutathione S-transferase family protein: protein MLTLYDYLPSRNAWKVRQLLQQLGRPWQTRPVSIFEGQGRQPDFLAISPTGTVPAIELDDGRTLAESNAILMYLAEGSQYLPDDAYGRARTWQWLSFEQERIESQIGALRHWTLTGKLSRRPEALVAMKRAAGANALAILERELSTRDYIAGDRYGIADIALFAYVGVADEAGFDLATYPDLCAWIDRVRAQPGHLAQVHPYAMDPHSVKELG from the coding sequence TGGAAGGTCCGCCAGCTGCTGCAGCAGCTCGGGCGGCCCTGGCAGACCCGCCCTGTCAGCATCTTCGAGGGCCAGGGCCGCCAGCCCGACTTCCTGGCGATCAGCCCCACCGGCACCGTGCCGGCCATCGAACTCGACGATGGCCGCACGCTCGCCGAGTCGAACGCGATCCTGATGTACCTGGCCGAAGGGAGCCAGTACCTGCCCGACGATGCCTACGGGCGGGCCAGGACCTGGCAATGGCTGTCGTTCGAGCAGGAACGCATCGAGAGCCAGATCGGCGCCCTGCGCCACTGGACGCTGACGGGGAAGCTGTCACGCCGGCCAGAGGCGCTGGTGGCGATGAAGCGGGCAGCCGGCGCCAATGCGCTGGCGATACTCGAACGCGAGTTGTCGACGCGCGACTACATCGCCGGCGACCGCTACGGCATCGCCGACATCGCGCTGTTCGCGTATGTCGGGGTTGCCGATGAAGCGGGATTCGACCTGGCCACGTATCCAGACCTGTGCGCGTGGATCGACCGCGTACGTGCACAGCCGGGGCACCTGGCGCAGGTGCACCCGTACGCGATGGATCCGCATTCGGTGAAGGAGCTTGGCTGA
- a CDS encoding M20 family metallopeptidase, with protein MRRPALHVLPAFIAALLASPAHAVEGAAQSASERPEVTAAAKAVQQKVVAWRRDFHQHPELSNRETRTAAKVAEHLRALGLKPVTGIAHNGVVAIIQGGKPGPRVALRADMDALPVTEQVDLPFASKATATFRGQTVGVMHACGHDAHTGILLGIADALVKMKADLPGSVMLVFQPSEEGAPDGEEGGASLMLEEGVFKTFKPDAMFGLHVFSTLQAGQIGVRQGPLMAASDKFTIKIKGRQTHGSRPWGGIDPIVAAADVIGTAQTIVSRRIDIARLPAVVTFGAINGGIRYNIIPDEVEMVGTIRTFDEGMRQKIFSDLKNVAEHVSVANGATAVANVPDSEGNPVTVNNPALTARMLPSLQAVAGAGNVVEPSLQMGAEDFSYFAREVPSMFFFVGATAKGTDPVTAPSNHSPQFALDESALDLGLRALLQVTLDYLHQPQAVAVAQAGND; from the coding sequence ATGCGTCGTCCCGCCCTGCACGTCCTGCCTGCATTCATTGCCGCCCTGCTGGCTTCCCCGGCCCATGCCGTCGAGGGCGCGGCCCAGTCCGCCAGCGAGCGGCCCGAGGTCACCGCCGCAGCCAAGGCGGTGCAGCAGAAGGTGGTCGCCTGGCGCCGCGACTTCCACCAGCACCCGGAACTGTCCAATCGCGAGACCCGCACCGCGGCCAAGGTCGCCGAGCACCTGCGCGCGCTCGGCCTGAAGCCCGTGACCGGCATCGCCCACAATGGCGTCGTGGCGATCATCCAGGGCGGCAAGCCCGGCCCGCGCGTGGCGTTGCGTGCCGACATGGACGCGCTGCCGGTGACCGAGCAGGTCGACCTGCCGTTCGCATCGAAGGCCACCGCGACCTTCCGTGGCCAGACGGTCGGCGTCATGCACGCCTGCGGCCACGACGCCCACACCGGCATCCTGCTCGGCATCGCCGACGCGCTGGTGAAGATGAAGGCCGACCTGCCCGGCTCGGTGATGCTGGTGTTCCAGCCGTCCGAGGAGGGCGCACCCGATGGCGAGGAAGGCGGCGCCTCGCTGATGCTGGAAGAAGGCGTGTTCAAGACCTTCAAGCCCGATGCGATGTTCGGCCTGCACGTGTTCTCGACCCTGCAGGCCGGTCAGATCGGCGTTCGCCAGGGCCCGCTGATGGCGGCTTCGGACAAGTTCACCATCAAGATCAAGGGCCGGCAGACGCACGGCTCGCGGCCGTGGGGCGGCATCGATCCGATCGTCGCCGCGGCCGACGTGATCGGCACCGCGCAGACCATCGTCAGCCGCCGCATCGACATCGCCAGGCTGCCGGCCGTGGTGACCTTCGGCGCGATCAACGGCGGCATCCGCTACAACATCATTCCCGACGAAGTCGAAATGGTCGGCACCATCCGCACCTTCGATGAAGGCATGCGGCAGAAGATCTTCAGCGACCTGAAGAACGTCGCCGAGCACGTCAGCGTCGCCAACGGCGCCACGGCCGTCGCCAATGTCCCCGACAGCGAGGGCAACCCGGTGACGGTCAACAATCCGGCGCTGACCGCGCGCATGCTGCCCAGCCTGCAGGCGGTGGCCGGCGCCGGCAACGTGGTCGAGCCCTCGCTGCAGATGGGCGCCGAGGACTTCTCGTACTTCGCCAGGGAAGTGCCGTCGATGTTCTTCTTCGTCGGCGCCACCGCCAAGGGCACCGACCCGGTGACCGCGCCGAGCAACCACTCGCCGCAGTTCGCACTGGACGAGTCGGCGCTGGACCTGGGGCTGCGCGCGCTGCTGCAGGTGACGCTGGATTACCTGCACCAGCCGCAGGCGGTTGCCGTGGCGCAGGCCGGCAACGACTGA